From the Desulfosarcina sp. BuS5 genome, one window contains:
- a CDS encoding DUF444 family protein gives MDPKLLKYFDRIKDRGFTPEREKRILKELHDNRTHDDPGGLQNITSASPSSIGFYGYNDLLMLQALSEPSSSYALRLKSLDELLERDKQREEDGFPRKIRVGRLIKPGKGGKDKIVVVPTTVEEKFLHDSIRETSEEESSSGGSGEGEEGEIIGEQPVHEQDGSGSGPGEGEGGPHEMESNAYDIGKILSEHFELPNLKDKGKKRFLSRYTYDMTDRNRGFGQFLDKKATLRQIVETNISLGNIPDPGNIDPTGFLISPRDKIYRILSREKDYESQAMVFFLRDYSGSMSGKPTQLVVAQHVLLYSWLLYQYDKRVESRFILHDTDATEVPDFYTYYNSKVAGGTKVFSAFRLLNEIVEKESLARDYNIYIFYGTDGDDWDTGGKEAVPELKKMLTYSNRAGITIVEHSYGSSGNTEVEKYVKKSGFLEKHPDLLRMDVMKSDADEPRLIEGIKKLIS, from the coding sequence ATGGACCCAAAACTCTTGAAATATTTTGACAGGATAAAAGACAGGGGCTTTACACCAGAGCGGGAAAAGAGAATCCTCAAGGAACTGCATGACAACCGCACCCATGATGATCCCGGCGGTTTGCAAAATATCACTTCCGCATCACCTTCATCCATCGGCTTTTACGGCTATAATGATCTATTAATGCTTCAGGCCTTGTCGGAACCCTCGTCTTCATATGCGCTCAGGCTTAAATCCCTGGATGAACTCCTGGAACGTGATAAACAGCGGGAAGAAGACGGGTTCCCCCGCAAGATCAGGGTGGGCCGGTTAATTAAACCCGGGAAAGGCGGCAAAGATAAAATTGTGGTTGTGCCAACAACTGTTGAGGAAAAATTTTTGCACGATTCTATCCGTGAAACTTCGGAAGAAGAGTCCTCTTCCGGAGGATCAGGGGAAGGTGAAGAAGGAGAGATTATAGGTGAGCAGCCGGTGCATGAACAGGATGGTTCAGGAAGCGGCCCCGGTGAAGGAGAAGGAGGCCCCCACGAAATGGAGTCGAATGCTTATGATATTGGAAAAATTCTGTCTGAGCATTTTGAACTGCCGAATCTTAAAGACAAAGGGAAAAAACGTTTTCTGTCCCGTTATACATATGACATGACCGACAGAAATCGTGGCTTCGGCCAGTTTCTAGACAAAAAAGCCACTTTGCGTCAAATTGTTGAAACCAATATAAGCCTTGGAAATATTCCTGATCCGGGAAATATCGATCCCACCGGTTTTCTGATTTCACCAAGGGACAAGATATATCGGATACTCTCACGGGAAAAGGATTATGAGTCCCAGGCGATGGTCTTTTTTTTAAGAGATTACTCCGGTTCAATGAGCGGTAAACCAACCCAGCTGGTAGTGGCGCAGCATGTCCTGCTTTACAGTTGGCTGCTCTATCAGTATGATAAACGGGTGGAGTCGCGGTTTATCCTGCATGATACTGATGCTACTGAGGTTCCTGATTTCTACACCTATTACAACTCGAAGGTGGCGGGCGGCACAAAGGTTTTTTCTGCTTTCCGGCTGCTTAACGAAATAGTGGAAAAGGAGAGTCTGGCCCGGGATTATAATATATATATATTTTATGGAACCGACGGCGACGACTGGGATACAGGGGGCAAGGAGGCTGTTCCGGAATTAAAAAAAATGCTGACCTATTCCAACCGGGCCGGAATAACCATAGTGGAACATTCCTACGGCTCGAGCGGGAACACGGAAGTTGAAAAATACGTTAAAAAAT